From the genome of Pseudomonas sp. WJP1:
TGGGCTGCAGAGGAGGAATCCGACATCGTCTTGCTCTTGGCTGATCGGCGGGCATTATAGTGCGTTTTGAGCCAAGGCTGCGGGTATAATGACGCCATCGTCTGGTATGAAAGGATTTGTTACATGGTGAGCGCTGCCCCTGATCGACGCCTGAACCTGGCCCAGCAACTGGTGCTTGATCTGTCGCGCAAAATTCTCGCCGGCGAGCTGCCAGCGGGGACCAAGCTCCCTACCGAACAAGTCATCACCCAGGAGCGCGGCGTCAGCCGGACCGTGGTTCGCGAAGCCTTGTCGCGACTGCAGGCAGAGGGGCTGGTAGAGACCCGGCGTGGCATCGGCACCTTCGTTGTCGACACCATTCGGCCCGGCGACTTCCAGGGTAACCAGCATGAAAAGGGCAGCGCCTACGACGCGGTGGCGATCATCGAGCTGCGCTTGAGCCTGGAGGTGGAGGCCGCCGCCATCGCTGCGCAATGCGCCACCCCCAGCCAGTTGTTGGCCATGCGTTACGCACTGGATGAGGCCCACGCGCTGGATCCGGCCAATGAGCAAAGTACGCGCATGGACTTCGAGTTCCACCTGCAGATTGCCCAGTGCACCGCGAACGGTTTCTTCATCGATGCCATGACCCACCTGGGCAGCATGCTGCTGTCTGCCACGCAGCAGCCCACCCCGGCGGTGACGGAGCAACTGCGCAGCTTGCAGGTACGTGAGCGCGAACAGATCTACGCCGCGGTGGCGCGCCAGGACGTCGAAGCCGCACGCGCGGCCATGCGCCTGCACCTGACCAATGGCTTGCACCGCGCGCGTAGCGTCGTTCAGTCAGCCGCTGAATAACGGCTTTGCGTACCGCGTCCTCAGAAGTCGAAGAACACGGTTTCCGCTTCACCTTGAAGATGAATGTCGAAGCGGTACGCCAGCTTGCCGTCCACCGTGCAGCGCCGGGCGACCAGGGATTCGCGGCGATGGGGCTGCTCGATCAGGTTCAGCACCGGATCTGCGGCATTCGCCTCGGGTTCGTCGTCGAAGTACAGGCGGGTGTGCAGGTGGATGTTGATGCCCCGGGCAAACAGCGCCACGTTGATATGCGCCGCCATGGTCACGCCCGAGGCGTTTTTCAGCCGGCCGGGCTTGACGGTCTTGATCGTCCATTCACCGGTATCGGTGGTCGCGGTACGGCCAAAGCAATTGAAGGGTTTTTCCAGGTCGAACGCGCTGTCGTAGACGCCGTCGTGATTGGCTTGCCAGCACTCCAGGAACGCGTCGCGAATCAAGTGGCCATTGCCGTCATAGACGTGGCCCAACACTAGAATGTGCTCGCCTGGCGCGCCAGGTTTAGCCATCTCATTCCAGATTTCCTGCTCGCGCGGCGCATTGCCGGCAGCTTCCAGCGCCAGGCCGATGTGCACGTAAGGGCCGGCGGTTTGCGACGGGGTTTCAGGCAGAAGTTGAACGGGCATACGCAGGCCTCCTCAGCAGTTTTCGAAGTGGGTCTTGCGCTGGCCGCGCAGGACGATATCAAAACGATAAGCCAGGCAATCCATGGGATTGGCCATGCCCATGTCCAGCCGCGCGATCAAGCTCTGCACCGCGTCCGGGTTGGCGATCGACTTGACGATCGGGCACATGGGGATGAGCGGATCACCTTCGAAATACAGCTGGGTAATCAAGCGCGTAGCAATCGACGGGCCACTGATGGAGACGTGGATATGCGCAGGGCGCCAATCGTTGGGACCGTTGCGCCATGGGTAGGGGCCGGGCTTGACGGTGCGGAAGCTGTAGTTGCCATCGCGGTCGGTCAACGCACGACCAACGCCGCCGAAGTTCGGGTCGAGGGGGGCCAGGTAACTGTCCTTCTTGTGCCGGTAGCGACCACCGGCATTGGCTTGCCACATTTCCACCAGGGTGTGGGGAATCGGCTTGCCGTACTGATCGCAAACCCGGCCCGCGACGATGATGCGTTCGCCGATGGGCAGGCCGCCGTGATTGAAGTTCAACAGCAGGTCGTTGTCATGGCGCCCCATCTGCAGATGGGAAAAATCCGGGCCGCTGGTCTCGGATGCAGACTGGGGGATGCTCACCAGTGCCTGGCGGGGAGAGCGCAGGATCGAGGTCTTGTAGTCAGGCGTCAGGGCTTTTGGATGCCAATTACGGTCACGAATGACGAAGCGGCTGTCGTGCGCATCAGACATGTCGTTTTTCCTATTGTTATGGTGGGACGGAGGCAGTCACTGGGGTTGGCAGCGACTGGTAGCCCAGTGTCCTCTTGTATGTCCCACCGTAAAATTGAAAAAATCGACCTTATGCATATCCAGATGGTTATGGATACTGGCCTTCGCGATACTCCTGCCCGACCTCGCGCAGTGCCTCCACGCACCACTGCGCCGCCGGTGTCACCGGCAACGCAGGATTGGTGCACAGCCCCACGGAGCCACCCGGCTCACGCATGCCCAGGTCCAGCTCGACCAATTCACCCTGGCGCAAGTCCTGCCTGACCGCATCGAAAGGGGCGACCCAGATGGCCTGGCTGCACAGTACGTAGCGCCGACTCAGGGCTACCGACAGGGTTTCCAGGCGTTGGCGTGACGGCGTTATCCCGTGCTGCACGAACAGGCTGTCGGCGAATTTGCGGATCGTGGTCCCCGCCGATGGCAATACCAGCGGATAGTCTTCGAGGTTTTTATTGCCCGACGGATCGGCGAGCACCGGATGGCCGCTGCGGACCACCAGGGTCATGGATTCGCTGTACAGGTGTTCGAACGCCAACCCGAGGATCAGTGGGCTATCGGTCATGCGGCCGACCACCAGGTCCAGCTCGCCCACACGCAGTCGGGACAGCAGATAGGCACTCGGACCGGTCACGATACTGACCACCAGCGCAGGGTGGCGGTCGTGCAGACGGCAGACCACTTCAGGTACCAACAGGCTTTCGACGGTGGACAGCACGCCGAGCTGCACGGTAATCGGCTCATGCACACCCGAGCGCAAACTGTTGACCCCGTCGCGCAGCGATTGCACGCTCGGCCCTGCGTATCGCAAGAAGGCCACGCCGGCTTCGGTCAGCGTCGAGCCCTTTTTCCCCCGTTCAAACAGCTTGGTATCGAGCAGGGTTTCCAGTTCCTTCAGGGTCTTGGACAGCGCCGGCTGGCTGATCGCCAATTTGTCGCAGGCACGCGCCAGGCTGCCCTGGCGTGCCACCTCGAGAAAACACAGCAGATGACGGAATTTGATTCGGTTATCGATGTTCAATCGGGGGCTGCCTTTAGGGTTTGGCCTCTATTATTGTTGGATTTGCAGTGGTTGTGTGGTTGCTCCGGCCATTTTTTGGGGTACATATCCATTGCTGGGGTAACGGCGGCTTATGGTTTCGCCCTTACGGCGACTCACTTTTTCAAACGCCAAAAAGTAAGCAAAAGGCTTTGCCCCACCACTCGGTGCCTCGCTAAGGCTCGGCATGCCCTCTCTCCGGCATTGCTCCGTGGGTCGCCGCGATGGGCCGTCCCTGGCCCAGCGCGGCTAAACCGGCGTCCTGCCGGTTTCCCCACTGCGCAATGCCTGCGTTCGGCCATCGTGGTTAACGGGGCACCCAAAATCTAAAGCCAAAGCGAGGCGGCCTTAAAGCCGACCTGAACTTTACGGCTGTACCTGTTCCCCTGTGGGAGCCAGCCTGCTGGCGATGGGCTTCCAGGCAACGCGTTCATCCAGACAGGACGCGTTATCGTTGACGTCCATCGCGAGCAGGCTCGCTCCTACATGGGATCGGGGACAATCTGCGATCAGGCCACAGCCCGCACACCTGCACCTTTCCCCTGCGCCTGCACATCATGCAGGGAAATCCTCGACGTCTCCGGCAATGCCAGCCCACCCGCCAGAGCCAGCAATGCAATCGCGATCAGGTAGAACGCCGGCGACAAATTGCTGCCAGTAGTGCTGATCAGCCACGTCGCCACCAGCGGTGCCGTGCCGCCGAAAATCGTATACGCCATGTTGTAGGTGATCGCCGAGGCGGTGTAGCGCGTGCGGGTGGGGAAGGTTTCCGAGAGCAAGGCCGCCGTGACCACGCCACACAACACCGCGCCAACCGCCAGGAGCATGACACCCGCGACGGACGCCGCGAACGAGCCGGAGCTGGCCATCAGGAACGAGGGATACACGGCCACGATCAACAGGGC
Proteins encoded in this window:
- a CDS encoding FadR/GntR family transcriptional regulator; protein product: MVSAAPDRRLNLAQQLVLDLSRKILAGELPAGTKLPTEQVITQERGVSRTVVREALSRLQAEGLVETRRGIGTFVVDTIRPGDFQGNQHEKGSAYDAVAIIELRLSLEVEAAAIAAQCATPSQLLAMRYALDEAHALDPANEQSTRMDFEFHLQIAQCTANGFFIDAMTHLGSMLLSATQQPTPAVTEQLRSLQVREREQIYAAVARQDVEAARAAMRLHLTNGLHRARSVVQSAAE
- the pcaG gene encoding protocatechuate 3,4-dioxygenase subunit alpha, which produces MPVQLLPETPSQTAGPYVHIGLALEAAGNAPREQEIWNEMAKPGAPGEHILVLGHVYDGNGHLIRDAFLECWQANHDGVYDSAFDLEKPFNCFGRTATTDTGEWTIKTVKPGRLKNASGVTMAAHINVALFARGINIHLHTRLYFDDEPEANAADPVLNLIEQPHRRESLVARRCTVDGKLAYRFDIHLQGEAETVFFDF
- the pcaH gene encoding protocatechuate 3,4-dioxygenase subunit beta, translating into MSDAHDSRFVIRDRNWHPKALTPDYKTSILRSPRQALVSIPQSASETSGPDFSHLQMGRHDNDLLLNFNHGGLPIGERIIVAGRVCDQYGKPIPHTLVEMWQANAGGRYRHKKDSYLAPLDPNFGGVGRALTDRDGNYSFRTVKPGPYPWRNGPNDWRPAHIHVSISGPSIATRLITQLYFEGDPLIPMCPIVKSIANPDAVQSLIARLDMGMANPMDCLAYRFDIVLRGQRKTHFENC
- the pcaQ gene encoding pca operon transcription factor PcaQ; translated protein: MNIDNRIKFRHLLCFLEVARQGSLARACDKLAISQPALSKTLKELETLLDTKLFERGKKGSTLTEAGVAFLRYAGPSVQSLRDGVNSLRSGVHEPITVQLGVLSTVESLLVPEVVCRLHDRHPALVVSIVTGPSAYLLSRLRVGELDLVVGRMTDSPLILGLAFEHLYSESMTLVVRSGHPVLADPSGNKNLEDYPLVLPSAGTTIRKFADSLFVQHGITPSRQRLETLSVALSRRYVLCSQAIWVAPFDAVRQDLRQGELVELDLGMREPGGSVGLCTNPALPVTPAAQWCVEALREVGQEYREGQYP